The following proteins are co-located in the Silene latifolia isolate original U9 population chromosome 1, ASM4854445v1, whole genome shotgun sequence genome:
- the LOC141613373 gene encoding protein JINGUBANG-like yields the protein MALDDSNTSSSSFSSFSFSSSSSISKQCSLESTNYNSDTNFKNVKIIIPCKSPHHYIRCITTLKTLNHHHITCMTVHKNLLYVAAGDKINVFDLTTLFLTNNHAFSSNGRDLSLGGGGFIKSILFYNHANVLTAHQDGKIRAWKRHRFVGTLPTLRDKVRRFVWGKNYVKVRRGKKKLWIEHYDVVSDLACNESNGVVYLYSVSWDKSLKIWRGSDFKCLETVTAHDDAINAVTVSVNGRVYTGSADGKIKVWDRASKSNNSNSINNNSNNNLVERHILVDVMEMHKSTGVNALALSRDGKVLLSGGCDGAIAVWEIDDVEDRMVEIGVLEGHYGPILCLIRLDYEGNNDVGNWDLFVSGSADRTVRIWGGWRGGFYHCLGVLEGHSQPVRSVAVARPPESGLDGVIWVCSGSLDGEIKIWQVMVGELVNCKCC from the coding sequence ATGGCTTTAGATGACTCCAACACATCTtcctcttccttttcttctttttctttctcctCTTCTTCCTCAATTTCTAAGCAATGTAGCTTAGAAAGCACAAATTACAACAGTGATACtaattttaaaaatgtaaaaataATAATCCCGTGCAAATCACCACATCATTACATCCGTTGTATAACCACTCTTAAAACCCTAAACCACCACCATATCACCTGCATGACGGTCCACAAAAACCTCCTTTACGTTGCGGCCGGCGACAAAATCAACGTTTTTGATCTAACCACCTTGTTCTTAACCAACAACCATGCATTCTCATCCAACGGTCGAGATTTATCGCTAGGCGGTGGCGGGTTCATTAAGTCTATATTGTTTTATAACCATGCAAATGTATTAACCGCGCACCAAGACGGCAAAATACGCGCGTGgaaacgacaccgttttgttggtACGCTACCTACATTACGTGATAAAGTACGTCGTTTCGTGTGGGGTAAAAACTATGTGAAAGTCAGACGGGGTAAAAAGAAGTTATGGATTGAACATTACGACGTCGTTTCAGACCTTGCATGTAATGAAAGTAACGGGGTTGTATATTTATATTCCGTTTCTTGGgataaaagtttgaaaatttggAGGGGTAGTGATTTTAAATGTTTGGAAACCGTTACCGCGCATGACGATGCAATTAACGCTGTAACGGTTTCTGTTAATGGACGGGTTTATACAGGGTCAGCAGATGGGAAAATTAAGGTGTGGGATCgtgctagtaaaagtaacaatagtaacagtattaataataatagtaataataatttaGTGGAAAGACATATTTTGGTAGATGTCATGGAGATGCATAAATCAACGGGTGTGAATGCTTTGGCTTTAAGTAGGGATGGAAAAGTGTTATTATCGGGCGGTTGTGATGGGGCCATTGCAGTTTGGGAGATCGATGATGTGGAAGATCGGATGGTTGAGATTGGAGTATTAGAAGGGCATTATGGGCCTATACTTTGCTTAATTAGATTGGATTATGAGGGTAATAATGATGTTGGTAATTGGGATTTGTTTGTAAGTGGATCAGCTGATCGGACGGTTAGGATTTGGGGAGGATGGCGCGGTGGGTTTTATCATTGTTTGGGTGTTTTGGAAGGGCATAGTCAGCCGGTGAGGTCGGTGGCGGTGGCGAGACCGCCAGAAAGTGGACTAGATGGGGTGATTTGGGTGTGTAGTGGGAGCTTGGATGGAGAGATTAAGATTTGGCAAGTTATGGTGGGTGAGTTAGTTAATTGCAAGTGTTGTTGA